The Glycine soja cultivar W05 chromosome 8, ASM419377v2, whole genome shotgun sequence genome has a window encoding:
- the LOC114421674 gene encoding TBC1 domain family member 13-like: MVKNKVPDWLNSSIWSSSSPSSPPSSAVASPFEQPPRPPSPAVVTPFEPPPPRPPSPPSVHDPPPTQRIDDSPREDHGDGFRSAHDVSRQAQLLAELSKKVVDMSELRSLACQGIPDAAGIRSTVWKLLLGYLPPDRGLWSAELAKKRFQYKQFKEEIFMNPSEITRKMYNSANCDTDDASCARALLSRSEITHGEHPLSLGKTSVWNQFFQDTEIIDQIDRDVKRTHPDMHFFSGDSQFAKSNQEALKNILIIFAKLNPGVRYVQGMNEILAPLFYVFKNDPDEENAAFAEADAFFCFVELLSGFRDNFVQQLDNSVVGIRATITRLSQLLREHDEELWRHLEVTSKVNPQFYAFRWITLLLTQEFNFADSLHIWDTLLSDPDGPQETLLRVCCAMLVLVRKRLLAGDFTSNLKLLQNYPTTNISHLLYVANKFRVQSV, translated from the exons ATGGTGAAGAATAAGGTCCCCGATTGGCTCAACAGCTCTATATGGTCCTCATCATCGCCGTCGTCCCCTCCCTCCTCCGCCGTCGCCAGCCCCTTCGAACAGCCACCGCGTCCTCCGTCTCCCGCCGTCGTGACCCCCTTTGAACCACCGCCTCCGCGTCCTCCGTCGCCTCCCTCCGTCCACGATCCTCCGCCGACGCAGAGAATCGATGATTCGCCGCGGGAAGATCACGGCGACGGCTTTCGTTCCGCGCACGATGTGTCTCGCCAGGCGCAATTGCTGGCCGAG TTGTCGAAGAAGGTGGTGGATATGAGCGAGTTGCGGAGCCTCGCGTGTCAAGGTATTCCTGATGCTGCTGGGATACGTTCTACTGTGTGGAAG CTTTTGCTTGGATATCTTCCACCAGATCGAGGGCTTTGGTCAGCTGAATTAGCAAAGAAGCGGTTTCAGTACAAACAATTCAAAGAGGAGATTTTCATGAATCCT TCAGAAATCACAAGGAAGATGTACAACTCGGCAAATTGTGATACTGATGATGCCAGCTGTGCGAGGGCGTTGCTCTCTAGATCAGAAATCACTCATGGGGAGCATCCTTTGAGTCTGGGGAAGACCAGCGTATGGAATCAGTTCTTCCAG GATACAGAGATCATAGATCAAATTGACCGAGATGTAAAGCGCACTCATCCTGATATGCACTTTTTCTCTGGTGATTCCCAATTTGCAAAATCTAATCAG GAGGCTTTGaagaatatattaattatttttgcaaaGTTAAACCCGGGTGTAAGATATGTGCAAGGAATGAATGAGATATTGGCTCCTCTATTCTACGTGTTCAAAAATGACCCAGATGAGGAAAATGCA GCCTTTGCTGAAGCAGATgcattcttttgttttgttgagCTATTGAGTGGGTTTCGAGATAACTTTGTTCAGCAACTCGACAATAGTGTTGTGGGAATCCGTGCAACTATTACGAGATTGTCCCAGCTTTTGAGAGAACATGATGAAGAGCTGTGGCGACATCTTGAGGTCACTTCTAAG GTCAATCCTCAATTCTATGCATTTAGGTGGATTACTCTCCTGCTGACTCAGGAATTCAATTTTGCTGACAGCCTTCACATTTGGGACACTCTTTTAAGCGATCCAGATGGTCCTCAG GAGACTCTTCTTCGGGTATGCTGTGCAATGCTGGTTCTCGTTCGTAAGCGCCTCCTTGCGGGTGATTTCACTTCTAATCTCAAGTTGCTGCAAAATTATCCCACCACAAACATTAGTCATTTGCTCTATGTTGCCAACAAGTTTCGTGTACAGTCAGTCTAA
- the LOC114424590 gene encoding small ubiquitin-related modifier 1-like: MATSRGRPPKRKSPDDNEATDNIQINFSIIDQDGRHMYFKVNHNLELIKVFKDFCERKNLEYETMQFLCDGIHIKGKHTPKMLNMEDDAEIFAATHQVGGGGDMRC, encoded by the exons ATGGCTACCTCCAGAGGTCGACCACCTAAGAGAAAATCCCCAGATGATAATGAGGCTACTGATAATATCCAAATCAATTTTTCTATCATAGATCAG GATGGGCGCCATATGTACTTCAAGGTGAATCACAACTTGGAGTTAATTAAGGTATTCAAAGATTTCTGTGAGCGAAAGAACTTGGAATACGAGACAATGCAGTTCCTATGCGATGGTATTCACATTAAGGGAAAACATACACCAAAAATG CTTAATATGGAAGATGATGCTGAGATCTTTGCCGCGACACATCAAGTTGGAGGTGGTGGTGACATGAGATGTTAG
- the LOC114420981 gene encoding small ubiquitin-related modifier 2-like, producing the protein MATNGPLKRKSPPDDDSVNLKIKLQDGRNLFFKVNRDLKLINVFKEFCDRQNLDYETLKFIYDGFNIKGKHTARMLNMEDDAEIVAIRSQIGGGAAAL; encoded by the exons ATGGCTACCAATGGTCCACTTAAGAGAAAATCTCCACCAGATGATGATTCTGTCAACTTAAAAATCAAACTTCAG GATGGGCGTAATTTGTTCTTCAAGGTGAACCGGGATTTGAAGTTAATTAATGTATTCAAAGAATTCTGTGATCGACAGAATTTGGATTACGAGACGCTGAAGTTCATTTATGACGGTTTTAACATTAAGGGGAAACATACAGCAAGAATG CTTAATATGGAAGATGATGCTGAGATCGTGGCCATAAGATCACAAATTGGAGGTGGTGCTGCAGCACTTTGA
- the LOC114421675 gene encoding UV radiation resistance-associated gene protein-like has translation MEPPSQIVSLRTTTTDPDHVKVIQWDDFQHDLARLASLSSALHEANEKKRNLQHKLESLIQVNAESLGRLNELEEMRQKLESKKMLMENMSICSRLAKEEASKQEEQLSGAVQSLLVSGGALSVTSRNLQESSRLLSEENGYVHLRKLQKMLRKRQQYMTSQISMLYPVKILVGPAQEQELEAYPLGSLAGTSAGLKPINQGSLTIHGLHLNVLSFRKMSFFTDKKEIQNSATALGYVAHAVSLIASYLQVPLRYPLRLGASHSYIIDNAPSTELTSSEASSNANINAKHVKFPLFLEGQDTTRAAYAVFLLNKDLEQLLNFIDAKTLGPRHVLANLRELLRTIQSSAFIDNLI, from the exons ATGGAACCACCAAGCCAGATTGTCTCATTGCGGACTACCACGACTGATCCCGATCATGTGAAAGTCATTCAGTGGGATGACTTCCAGCACGATCTTGCAAGGTTGGCGAGTCTCTCTTCTGCACTCCACGAAGCCAACGAGAAGAAGCGGAATCTTCAGCACAAGCTCGAGTCCCTAATCCAG GTCAATGCTGAATCATTGGGTCGGTTGAATGAACTTGAGGAGATGCGTCAGAAATTGGAATCAAAGAAAATGTTGATGGAGAATATGTCTATATGTTCTAGGCTGGCAAAGGAGGAAGCTAGCAAGCAGGAGGAGCAGCTTAGTGGTGCAGTGCAATCTCTTTTGGTGTCAGGGGGTGCTCTTTCTGTAACCAGCAGAAATCTCCAG GAATCAAGTAGATTACTGTCTGAAGAAAATGGTTATGTTCATCTGAGAAAATTGCAAAAGATGCTCAGGAAGAGGCAACAATATATGACATCTCAAATTTCAATGCTCTATCCTGTTAAGATCTTGGTTGGGCCAGCACAAGAGCAAGAGCTTGAAGCATATCCTTTAGGTAGCCTGGCAG GGACTTCTGCTGGACTTAAACCAATTAATCAAGGATCCTTAACAATTCATGGTCTGCATTTGAATGTGCTATCTTTTAGGAAGATGAGCTTTTTCACTGATAAAAAGGAAATTCAGAATTCTGCTACAGCCCTAGGATATGTTGCACAT GCTGTTTCACTTATAGCCTCATACTTGCAAGTTCCTTTGCGATATCCTTTACGGTTGGGTGCTTCTCATTCATATATTATTGACAATGCACCTTCAACAGAGCTAACATCGTCTGAAGCTTCATCAAATGCAAACATAAATGCCAAACATGTGAAATTCCCCCTTTTTTTAGAAGGTCAAGACACAACAAGAGCAGCTTATGCTGTTTTCTTACTAAATAAg GATTTAGAACAgcttttgaatttcattgatGCCAAGACTTTGGGGCCACGCCATGTATTGGCTAATTTGAGGGAGCTTTTAAGGACTATCCAGTCTTCAGCTTTTATAGACAACTTGATCTAA
- the LOC114421676 gene encoding UBX domain-containing protein 1-like, producing MAGVSLKCGDCGALLRTVEEAQEHAELTSHSNFSESTEPVLNLICTACSKPCRSKTESDLHTKRTGHTEFVDKTSEAVKPISLEAPKVDATASSENPSAAASTDQNEEMVVPEVDKKLLEELESMGFSTARATRALHYSGNAGLESAVNWIVEHENDPDIDQMPLVPTNTKIEAPKPSLTPEELKAKQQELRERARKKKEEEEKRMEREREKERIRIGKELLEAKRIEADNERKRLLALRKAEKEEEKSAREKIKQKLEEDKAERRRRLGLPPEEPSAAKPSPAPVVEEKKSFVPVRPATKAEQMRECLRSLKQNHKEDDARVKRAFQTLLTYVGNVARNPDEEKFRKIRLSNQSFQDRVGSLRGGIEFLENCGFEKIDGGEFLFLPRDKIEMAVLNSAGSELDSAIKNPFFGVL from the exons ATGGCAGGCGTTTCTCTCAAGTGCGGTGACTGCGGTGCTCTGCTGAGAACCGTAGAAGAAGCGCAAGAGCACGCTGAACTCACCTCCCACTCCAACTTCTCCGAATCCACCGAACCGGTTCTCAACCTCATCTGCACCGCTTGCTCCAAACCCTGCCGATCCAAAACC GAGAGTGATTTGCACACGAAAAGAACCGGCCATACCGAGTTCGTTGACAAGACTTCCGAGGCCGTTAAACCGATTAGTTTGGAGGCTCCGAAGGTGGATGCAACTGCTTCATCGGAAAACCCTTCCGCTGCTGCATCCACTGACCAAAATGAAG AAATGGTTGTTCCTGAAGTGGACAAAAAGCTGCTTGAGGAACTTGAATCCATGGGGTTTTCAACGGCACGGGCAACGCGGGCGCTTCATTACTCTG GTAATGCTGGCCTTGAGTCTGCCGTAAATTGGATAGTAGAGCATGAGAATGATCCTGACATAGATCAGATGCCCTtg GTACCTACCAACACCAAAATTGAGGCTCCTAAACCTTCGCTTACCCCAGAAGAATTGAAGGCCAAACAGCAGGAACTAAG GGAGAGAGCTcgtaagaagaaagaagaggaagagaagagaatgGAGAGGGAAAGAGAAAAG GAGAGAATTCGCATTGGCAAGGAGTTGCTGGAAGCAAAGAGGATTGAAGCTGACAATGAGAGGAAACG GTTGTTGGCCTTGAGAAAAGCagagaaagaggaagagaaaagtGCTAGGGAGAAAATCAAGCAAAAGTTGGAAGAAGACAAG GCGGAAAGAAGGCGGAGACTTGGATTGCCTCCAGAGGAACCCTCAGCAGCCAAACCTTCACCTGCACCTGTTGTGGAGGAGAAAAAG AGTTTTGTGCCTGTTAGGCCTGCCACAAAAGCCGAGCAAATGAGAGAGTGCCTCCGTTCTCTCAAGCAGAACCACAAG GAGGATGACGCCAGAGTGAAGAGAGCATTCCAAACTCTTCTAACTTATGTAGGGAATGTTGCCAGAAATCCCGATGAGGAAAAGTTCAGGAAGATACGTCTTAGTAACCAATCTTTTCAG GACAGAGTTGGTTCCTTGAGAGGGGGAATTGAATTTCTAGAAAATTGTGGGTTTGAGAAGATCGATGGCGGCgagtttttatttttgcctAGGGACAAAATTGAGATGGCCGTCCTGAATTCAGCTGGATCTGAACTAGACTCTGCAATAAAGAATCCCTTCTTTGGAGTTCTTTAG
- the LOC114421678 gene encoding PLASMODESMATA CALLOSE-BINDING PROTEIN 3-like, whose protein sequence is MAAPKLVPLLLLLTIITTTKNVLGQGGTASWCVARSDASSDALQTALDYACGAGGDCLPLQPDGLCFLPNTIQAHASYAFNSYYQRRTRAPGSCDFAATATIATSDPSYGSCVYPSSASAAGGPNTPTTTPPMNNPNVPTSTTTTPIFGGGNTGGLTPGMSTPFPDSSRAHSEATATWFLALCSSLIIFIIS, encoded by the exons ATGGCAGCACCAAAGCTGGTTCCTTTATTGTTATTACTAACCATAATAACAACAACGAAGAATGTGTTGGGTCAAGGAGGAACAGCGAGCTGGTGTGTAGCGAGGAGTGACGCCAGCAGCGACGCACTGCAAACGGCGTTGGACTATGCTTGTGGGGCCGGTGGGGATTGTCTTCCTCTTCAACCAGATGGACTCTGTTTTCTCCCTAACACCATTCAAGCTCACGCTTCTTATGCCTTCAACAGCTACTACCAGCGCAGGACCAGAGCTCCTGGTTCATGTGATTTTGCTGCCACTGCCACCATTGCCACTAGTGATCCCA GCTATGGATCTTGTGTTTACCCTTCTTCTGCAAG TGCTGCTGGAGGACCAAATACACCAACCACAACACCTCCAATGAACAACCCAAATGTGCCTACATCTACCACAACAACACCAATCTTTGGTGGGGGCAACACTGGTGGACTAACTCCTGGAATGAGCACTCCATTCCCAGACAGTTCTAGAGCACATTCAGAGGCAACAGCAACATGGTTTTTAGCTTTATGTTCCTCTCTTATTATATTCATTATCTCTTAG
- the LOC114420895 gene encoding glucan endo-1,3-beta-glucosidase 7-like yields TLWCEARSNAGYGELKSGLAFACSHGADCRAIQPGGSCFNPNTIQNHASYAFDSYYQTHAKNPAACNFGGTATIAVTNPSFGRCVYPPFSSTDGGVDTTITGLPMNSKTLQDQTNKED; encoded by the exons acatTGTGGTGCGAGGCAAGGAGCAACGCTGGCTACGGGGAACTGAAGTCAGGGTTGGCCTTTGCATGCTCACATGGAGCTGACTGCAGGGCAATTCAACCCGGTGGCAGTTGCTTCAACCCTAACACCATTCAAAACCATGCTTCTTATGCCTTTGACAGCTACTATCAGACCCATGCCAAAAACCCTGCTGCATGCAATTTTGGTGGCACAGCCACCATTGCCGTTACTAATCCCA GCTTTGGACGTTGTGTGTACCCACCTTTTTCAAG CACTGATGGAGGAGTTGATACAACAATCACGGGGCTTCCAATGAACAGCAAGACATTACAAGACCAGACCAACAAGGAGGATTGA